The nucleotide sequence CAGAGCGCGGTCTGCGTCACGCCAGTGATGTAGCCGCGCACGATGACCTCCACCGGCAGGGCCTGACATTCCCGCACCACCATCACGTTGGGGTCCGGGCAGGCCAGCATGTGATTAGGGATGATGTCGCGCGTGCGCTCGAACCAGAAGGCGCTCAACTGATTGAGCACCTGGCCCTTATAGGGTACCAGGCCCAGCACGCGGTCGAAGGCCGACAGCCGATCGGTGGTGACCAGGATGCGCCGGCCCGGCCGCAGGTAGATATCGCGCACCTTGCCGCGCATATCCGGTAGGTACGCCGGATCGGAGACGCCGGCAAAGGCATAGGGCAGGACCCGGCGGATCTCTGCTTCGGTAATCCGCATGTCATCCCTCCTCTCGCCGATCCTGGATGTGCTTGCGCAGGACAGTAGCCATGGCGCGCGCCAGTTGGGGGGCATCCCCCACGTAATCGGCCGCCTCCAGCAGGGCGCGGATGCGCCGCGCCGGCAGGAGCCGGGTGAACGCCGGCTCACTGCTGAGCCGTTCAGCCAGTGGGTTGGGCCGGCCGGCGGAAACTTCGGCCCAGGCCGCCATACTGTGCTCGCGAATGACCTCGTGCAACTGCTGGCGGTCGCCGCCGGCCTTCACCGCTTCCATCAGCAGACGCTCCGTGGCGGCGAACACGCCGTAGCGCTCCAGGTTGCGCGCCACCGCCGCCTCATTGACCTGGAGCCCCCGCACAATGCGGTTGGCGCGGCGCACTATCTCGTCGGTGCAGAGGAAAGCCGCCGGCAGGACCAGCCGGCGGTTGGCCGAATCATCCAGCGTGCGCTCCAGGAGCGAATGCGCGGCGTCGTCCCACAGCACGCGCGGCAGGGCCGCCACATAGCGCGCCAGGCTGTTGATATTCTCAGCGTTGACCGGGTTGCGCTTGAAAGGCATGGCGCTGGAACCGACCTGCTGAGCGCCGAAGGGCTCGGACCATTCCCCGATGGCCGGCGACTGGAGCACCCGCAGGTCAAAGGCAAAGCGGTAGAGGGTGCCGGCCAGGCCGGCCAGCGCGTTCAGCACCGCCCAATCCTGCTTGCGCGGATAGGTCTGGGTGGCGACGGGATAGGCCCGCAGTCCCAGCTTGTCCATGACACTGCGCTCCAGCCGGCGCGCCCCGACCCGCCCCAAGAGCTGGACGTAGGAGGCGGCGGTGCCCACGGCGCCCTTGAGGCCCTTGCCGCGGATCTGGCCGTGGAGCCGGCGCAGTTCCAGCAGGTCGAAGAGCAGGTCCTGGCCGTATTGGGCCAGGCGGTAGCCGATGGTGGTGGGTTCCGCCGGCTGTAAATGGGTGAAGGCCATGGCCGGCGTGTCGGCCCAGCGCTCGATCTGCTCGGCCAGGCCGGCGATCAGTTCCTCCAGGCGGGCAATGATCAGCGCCAGGGATTCCCGCAGACGGAGGGCATCGGCGTTGTCCTCGATATCCATGGAGGTGGCGCCGAGGTGTATGATGGGGCCCCCGACCGGACACTGCTCGGCGAACACCTTAACCTCCGCCATCAG is from Anaerolineae bacterium and encodes:
- a CDS encoding adenylosuccinate lyase, which produces MTAFDHTTFLSPLTWRYGSEEMRRIWSEVYKRRLWRRIWVALAEAQSELGLVSREQVEDLRAHMDEVDLARAEEIERVIHHDLMAEVKVFAEQCPVGGPIIHLGATSMDIEDNADALRLRESLALIIARLEELIAGLAEQIERWADTPAMAFTHLQPAEPTTIGYRLAQYGQDLLFDLLELRRLHGQIRGKGLKGAVGTAASYVQLLGRVGARRLERSVMDKLGLRAYPVATQTYPRKQDWAVLNALAGLAGTLYRFAFDLRVLQSPAIGEWSEPFGAQQVGSSAMPFKRNPVNAENINSLARYVAALPRVLWDDAAHSLLERTLDDSANRRLVLPAAFLCTDEIVRRANRIVRGLQVNEAAVARNLERYGVFAATERLLMEAVKAGGDRQQLHEVIREHSMAAWAEVSAGRPNPLAERLSSEPAFTRLLPARRIRALLEAADYVGDAPQLARAMATVLRKHIQDRREEG